The genomic interval ACCACCGCAACGCTGCATCCGCCGTACCTGTCTCCGCAATGATTACATGAAAACGTCGAATCTTCCTGTGTGCAGCTTGCAGACAGGAAGATTCGACGTTTGTACTTCTGTTTAAGTTATAGGTGAAGCGCTTTACCCGTTATACCAGCGAGGCCGTCTGCCAGCACATTTCAGGGTATGTTGTTCATTGTCTGGTCTCAGGCAGCAGCGCTTTTTCTACGGGCGGATATTGATTGTTGTTAACTCAATATCGAGCGTCCTATCACAATACGCTGCACTTCGCTTGTCCCTTCATAGATCTGTGTGATCTTGGCGTCGCGCATCAGGCGTTCTACATGATATTCTTTCACATATCCATAACCACCATGTACCTGTACAGCTTCTGTGGTGACCCACATCGCAGTTTCAGAGGAAAACACCTTTGCCATTGAACCGCTGAGTGTATAATCCTGGTGCAGGTCTTTTTCCCTGGCTGCTTTGAGGCATAATAAACGGGATGCTTCTATACGGGTAGCCATATCGGCCAGTTTGAACTGGATGGCCTGGTGCTGACTGATCTCTTTTCCGAAGGCCTTTCTTTCCCTGGCGTATTTAACGGCCAGCTCATACGCGCCACTGGCAATGCCCAGCGCCTGAGAGGCGATACCGATACGTCCCCCCGCCAGTGTTTTCATGGCGAATTTGAATCCGAAGCCATCCTCCCCTATCCTGTTCTCTTTCGGTACTTTGACATCCTGGAACATGATGCTGTGGGTATCGCTTCCGCGGATGCCCATCTTATTTTCTTTGGCTCCCACTGTAATACCGGGAGAATTTTTTTCGACGATCAGGGCATTGATACCTTTACTGCCTTTTTCAGGATATGTCTGGGCTATCAGCAGATACACACTGGCGCTGCTGCCGTTTGTGATCCAGTTCTTCGTACCGTTCACCAGGTAATGGTCGCCCTTATCTTCCGCCTTTGTACGCTGGGAGGTAGCATCGGAACCGGCTTCCGGCTCGCTTAACAGGAATGCGCCTGTGATCTCTCCCTTTGCCAGCGGCACCAGGTATTTCTGTTTTTGTTCTTCCGTACCGAAAGTTTCCAGTCCCCAGCAAACCAGGGAGTTATTCACACTCATACATACCGATGTGGAAGCATCTATTTTCGAGATCTCTTCCATGGCCAGCACATAGGACACGGTATCCAGTCCGGCGCCGCCATATTTCGGATCCACCATCA from Chitinophaga filiformis carries:
- a CDS encoding acyl-CoA dehydrogenase codes for the protein MDFQLTEEHLMIQKAARDFAVNELLPGVIERDEKQQYPAEQIKKLGELGFLGMMVDPKYGGAGLDTVSYVLAMEEISKIDASTSVCMSVNNSLVCWGLETFGTEEQKQKYLVPLAKGEITGAFLLSEPEAGSDATSQRTKAEDKGDHYLVNGTKNWITNGSSASVYLLIAQTYPEKGSKGINALIVEKNSPGITVGAKENKMGIRGSDTHSIMFQDVKVPKENRIGEDGFGFKFAMKTLAGGRIGIASQALGIASGAYELAVKYARERKAFGKEISQHQAIQFKLADMATRIEASRLLCLKAAREKDLHQDYTLSGSMAKVFSSETAMWVTTEAVQVHGGYGYVKEYHVERLMRDAKITQIYEGTSEVQRIVIGRSILS